In Streptomyces capitiformicae, one genomic interval encodes:
- a CDS encoding HTTM domain-containing protein → MSKFMVTIDRWSTLPVSVLGASGTRCLLGFVGFMYYATQYADRQYLFGPDGVLPHRDFSEQTGGTFNLYAWSASPAWSELVFHAGVLAALAVMLGIGGRVGLAVHWALLWSIYQRQPALLDGGDNLAYVVIPMLLLTRCYDRFCLSAGLVDRLKERLPGAVRSLSTPLHNLGVLAVAVQISLVYVVSGMYKVMGDVWQDGTALFYIMRVPEFELPGISSIIYGNDWAVYLGTYATVLFMVYFPLGILIPALRPWTAVMSIGFHMAIAVFMGLTGFALTMVACDLVFLSSFLDRAVSWARAVGRRVTHRAHAARATPTVDASVLSASETEGVTR, encoded by the coding sequence ATGAGCAAGTTCATGGTCACGATCGATCGCTGGTCCACGCTCCCGGTGAGCGTCCTCGGCGCCTCCGGCACCCGCTGCTTGCTCGGCTTCGTGGGCTTTATGTACTACGCGACCCAATACGCCGACAGGCAGTACCTGTTCGGCCCGGACGGGGTACTGCCGCACCGCGACTTCTCCGAGCAGACCGGCGGCACCTTCAACCTGTACGCGTGGAGTGCCTCGCCCGCCTGGTCCGAACTCGTGTTCCATGCGGGGGTGCTGGCCGCCCTGGCGGTCATGCTCGGTATCGGCGGACGGGTCGGCCTGGCGGTGCACTGGGCTTTGCTGTGGTCGATCTACCAGCGTCAGCCCGCCCTGCTGGACGGGGGCGACAACCTCGCCTATGTGGTTATTCCGATGCTTCTGCTGACGCGATGCTACGACCGGTTCTGCCTCTCCGCAGGGCTGGTGGACCGGCTGAAGGAGCGTCTGCCCGGTGCGGTCCGGTCCCTGTCGACTCCCCTGCATAACCTGGGCGTCCTGGCCGTCGCCGTGCAGATCAGCCTGGTCTACGTGGTCAGCGGGATGTACAAGGTAATGGGAGATGTATGGCAGGACGGCACAGCGCTCTTCTATATCATGCGAGTGCCGGAATTCGAGCTGCCAGGCATTTCCAGCATTATCTACGGAAACGATTGGGCCGTTTACCTGGGCACCTACGCGACGGTGTTGTTCATGGTCTACTTTCCTCTAGGTATCCTCATACCTGCGCTGCGTCCCTGGACCGCCGTAATGTCGATCGGTTTTCATATGGCGATCGCCGTGTTCATGGGGCTGACCGGATTCGCGTTGACGATGGTCGCCTGCGATCTTGTCTTCTTGTCTTCCTTCCTCGATCGTGCCGTGTCCTGGGCGCGGGCAGTGGGGAGGCGGGTGACGCACCGTGCGCACGCTGCCCGCGCTACGCCTACAGTCGACGCCTCCGTGCTGTCGGCGTCCGAGACCGAAGGAGTGACCCGATGA
- a CDS encoding DUF5819 family protein, translated as MTHTHRKARRAALLIGGALLGVHMLMSALSQAPLSPAKLRYYDTVAGYLDPYFTQNWMLFAPDPLMDDRGILSRAQCADGKTTAFYDVTTPFVEQVRNARFFPSRMSRIITASVQQFSNGDELLMRLRREARNDKKPVMPQLPHEKRSQAEAVAFVSRFALDHMSSACKGNPAKVQIRMYIHELPPWSKRNDSRAEGKVSVQDFPWQSVKGLR; from the coding sequence GTGACCCACACGCACCGCAAGGCCAGGAGGGCGGCGCTGCTCATCGGCGGCGCCCTCCTGGGCGTCCACATGCTCATGTCCGCCTTGTCGCAGGCTCCTTTGAGTCCCGCGAAGCTCCGCTATTACGACACGGTGGCCGGTTACCTCGACCCGTACTTCACTCAGAACTGGATGCTCTTTGCCCCGGATCCGCTGATGGACGACCGGGGGATCCTATCCCGTGCACAGTGTGCGGACGGGAAGACCACAGCGTTCTACGACGTCACGACACCGTTTGTCGAGCAAGTGCGGAATGCGAGGTTCTTTCCCTCGCGGATGTCGCGCATTATCACAGCTAGTGTCCAGCAGTTCAGCAACGGGGACGAACTGCTGATGCGACTGCGGCGGGAGGCCAGAAACGACAAGAAGCCGGTCATGCCGCAACTGCCGCACGAAAAGCGCTCGCAGGCCGAGGCCGTCGCCTTCGTGTCCCGATTCGCGCTCGACCATATGTCCTCCGCGTGCAAGGGCAACCCGGCGAAAGTACAGATCCGGATGTACATCCACGAGCTTCCTCCGTGGTCCAAGCGGAACGACTCTCGAGCGGAAGGGAAGGTCAGCGTCCAGGACTTTCCCTGGCAAAGCGTGAAGGGACTGCGATGA
- a CDS encoding serine hydrolase domain-containing protein produces the protein MTVATCVLASEGIRSHTTPGHDPDTFAEMGSLTKVVTGTILMQLASAGVLSAHDPLGTWLPAAADTKITLDHLLRHTSGLPRLPPDISFRDPYRRFTDDALEALLPRLGALATRPPGQEEEYSNLGYAILGAAVVAAAGRPYQTLVADYVLTPLGLTAGAMTPWPFQHRSVRHGLLRRPIKPWTLDGAILPAAGLWATPRTMAALLRLVTDRLLGDPAPTWQHTGPLTWHNGATRASSVFAGALPDGRWLLMHRLHGSPSKTDAAAITWFKNKGHQEGR, from the coding sequence ATGACGGTCGCCACCTGCGTCCTGGCGAGCGAGGGTATCCGCTCGCACACCACACCTGGTCATGACCCGGACACGTTCGCGGAGATGGGTTCCCTGACGAAGGTGGTGACCGGCACGATCCTCATGCAGCTCGCCAGTGCTGGGGTGCTCAGCGCTCACGACCCGCTTGGCACCTGGCTGCCGGCAGCCGCCGATACCAAGATCACGTTGGATCATCTGTTGCGCCACACCTCCGGCTTGCCACGACTTCCACCCGACATCAGTTTCAGAGACCCCTACCGACGCTTCACCGACGATGCCCTGGAAGCCCTTCTGCCGCGCCTCGGCGCCCTCGCCACTCGTCCGCCGGGGCAGGAAGAGGAGTATTCCAACCTCGGCTATGCCATCCTCGGCGCCGCCGTGGTGGCTGCGGCTGGCCGCCCCTATCAGACACTCGTCGCCGACTACGTCTTGACGCCGCTCGGGCTAACGGCCGGAGCGATGACGCCGTGGCCGTTCCAGCACCGGTCGGTACGCCACGGGCTTCTTCGCCGCCCGATCAAGCCGTGGACACTGGACGGCGCGATCCTGCCTGCCGCGGGGCTCTGGGCCACCCCGCGCACCATGGCCGCTCTGCTAAGGCTGGTCACCGACCGACTCCTCGGCGATCCGGCGCCGACATGGCAGCACACCGGACCGTTGACCTGGCACAACGGAGCCACTCGCGCCTCCTCTGTGTTCGCCGGAGCACTCCCGGACGGCCGCTGGCTCCTCATGCACCGGCTCCACGGATCCCCGTCCAAGACTGACGCGGCGGCGATCACATGGTTCAAGAACAAAGGACACCAGGAGGGAAGATGA
- a CDS encoding LacI family DNA-binding transcriptional regulator, producing the protein MVYPPAGRGRDYTGTQLAFVGGVAEAATTYDYDLLLSPAERAGEASFRRMVDGGRVDGIIVMEIMLEDDRVEYLARSGFPFVTIGRNSRAEETSWVDLDFAGLARGCVYHLADLGHRRIAFVNRSEQLFQSGYGFAHLGLEGYTKAMAEQVLTPHAYLCDDEVTAGEAVLERILLDDPATTSLVTMNEAALEGLYRGLTRLGRSVPRDFSVVGVAAGRWAEQVNPQLTAAEIPVKEMSRVAVELMMRRLDEPEAPPRHVLLKPLISLRESTGPCRPVPGSEPEREFPDLDQFPGLPDLPGSDF; encoded by the coding sequence TTGGTCTATCCGCCCGCTGGGCGGGGGCGTGACTACACCGGGACGCAGTTGGCGTTCGTCGGGGGTGTGGCCGAGGCGGCTACCACGTACGACTACGACCTGTTGCTCTCGCCCGCGGAACGAGCGGGGGAGGCCTCGTTCCGGCGGATGGTGGATGGGGGGCGGGTGGACGGGATCATCGTGATGGAGATCATGTTGGAGGACGACCGGGTCGAGTATCTGGCGCGGAGCGGGTTTCCGTTCGTGACGATCGGCAGGAACAGCAGGGCGGAGGAGACCAGCTGGGTCGACCTTGACTTCGCGGGGCTGGCCCGCGGCTGCGTGTACCACCTCGCCGATCTGGGCCATCGCAGGATCGCCTTCGTGAACAGGTCAGAGCAGCTCTTCCAGAGCGGCTACGGCTTCGCCCACCTCGGCCTGGAGGGCTACACCAAGGCCATGGCGGAGCAGGTGCTCACCCCCCACGCGTACCTCTGCGACGACGAGGTCACCGCGGGGGAGGCGGTCCTGGAGCGGATCCTGCTGGACGACCCGGCGACCACCTCGCTCGTCACCATGAACGAGGCCGCGCTGGAGGGCCTCTACCGCGGTCTGACTCGACTCGGCCGCAGTGTCCCCCGCGACTTCTCGGTCGTCGGTGTGGCCGCCGGCCGCTGGGCGGAGCAGGTGAACCCGCAGCTCACCGCGGCCGAGATCCCCGTCAAGGAGATGAGCCGGGTGGCCGTCGAGCTGATGATGCGCCGCCTCGACGAACCGGAGGCACCACCCCGGCACGTCCTCCTCAAACCCCTGATCTCGCTCCGGGAGAGCACCGGCCCCTGCCGCCCGGTCCCCGGATCGGAACCCGAACGGGAATTCCCCGACCTCGACCAGTTCCCCGGCCTCCCGGACCTGCCGGGTTCCGATTTCTGA
- a CDS encoding ATP-dependent Clp protease ATP-binding subunit, whose product MFSEGIFTPHALLDERSIDILSAATQRCSGTVRPSDILHAAIDSGDQGVLSVLSLTLAEGAQPRHLLETIAVYNPGSRDGQHFDFDGRRERFAAETLAALDRFAAEFAEDRDRLRPVCLELLVACVLDHPDPGDRQFLRILDAPAAARALRDQVRVSVEPPPPLLDDTGRLRSEEFSADAWAVLEQAAERAGELGYDRLLPPHCFLALLGETEGLTERLVRLQIPPQLGLAKVAEMLSGAFRLSQHGKDAPPLHRDGLGEPLLALLRRAQRAAAVWGAEQVDTPQLLDALLEDPPPRLASVFQTDPLRVDLARMRELLAQSVREARTAGPREVAFRLPAGSPPAEDLTWVARTQGIPPARHLERYFDALGRALHRTTDNHVLITGPAGVGSTTLLRELARRAAAGELPFLRRKRLLRVDCRDVPDTESGAKLARIIAHVAGRTDLIVCLDGLGALLRGPGDTHHVLALRSALKERRIHLVGVLSDQEYDDLLAADHVLRELTTRIPMTEPDRNSARDMVRQVADALETEFAAGIDDRVVDRAVVMSSDFILNQRLPLAAVKVLRRACEDLDYRRTQRGETESGAAPAPGSGAASGSGAAPGSGAGSGAAPGSGAGSGAAPGSPHIVRGYFGGPHVRYILE is encoded by the coding sequence TTGTTTTCGGAAGGGATCTTCACACCGCACGCACTTCTCGACGAACGGTCGATCGATATCCTCTCGGCGGCAACGCAGCGCTGCTCAGGGACGGTTCGCCCGAGCGACATCCTCCATGCCGCGATCGACTCCGGTGACCAGGGAGTTCTGTCGGTTCTCTCGCTGACGCTCGCCGAAGGCGCCCAGCCGCGGCATCTGCTGGAAACCATCGCGGTGTACAACCCGGGCAGCCGGGACGGGCAGCATTTCGATTTCGACGGACGGCGTGAGCGCTTCGCGGCGGAGACACTCGCCGCCCTCGACCGCTTCGCGGCGGAGTTCGCCGAGGACCGGGACCGGCTGCGTCCGGTCTGCCTCGAACTCCTCGTCGCCTGCGTCCTGGACCACCCCGACCCCGGTGACCGGCAGTTCCTGCGGATCCTCGACGCGCCGGCCGCCGCACGGGCGTTGCGCGACCAGGTGCGCGTCAGCGTCGAACCGCCGCCCCCACTGCTGGACGACACCGGGCGGCTGCGCTCCGAGGAGTTCTCGGCGGACGCCTGGGCTGTGCTGGAGCAGGCGGCGGAACGGGCGGGCGAGTTGGGGTACGACCGGCTGCTGCCACCGCACTGTTTCCTCGCCCTGCTCGGCGAGACGGAGGGGCTGACCGAGCGGCTGGTCCGGCTGCAGATCCCGCCGCAGCTGGGCCTGGCCAAGGTCGCGGAGATGCTGAGCGGCGCCTTCCGGTTGTCCCAGCACGGCAAGGACGCGCCACCGCTGCACCGGGACGGTCTGGGCGAGCCGCTGCTCGCCCTGCTGCGGCGGGCCCAGCGGGCCGCCGCGGTCTGGGGCGCCGAGCAGGTCGACACCCCGCAACTGCTCGACGCCCTGCTGGAGGATCCGCCGCCGAGGCTGGCGTCGGTGTTCCAGACCGACCCGCTACGCGTGGACCTCGCCCGGATGCGTGAACTGCTCGCCCAGTCCGTCCGGGAGGCGCGTACGGCGGGACCGCGCGAGGTCGCCTTCCGGTTACCGGCCGGCTCGCCGCCCGCCGAGGACCTCACCTGGGTCGCACGGACCCAGGGCATCCCGCCCGCCCGGCATCTGGAGCGCTACTTCGACGCGCTCGGCCGCGCCCTGCACCGTACGACCGACAACCATGTGCTGATCACCGGGCCCGCCGGAGTCGGCTCCACCACCCTGCTGCGCGAACTGGCCAGACGGGCGGCGGCCGGGGAGCTGCCCTTCCTGCGGCGCAAGCGCCTGCTGCGCGTCGACTGCCGCGACGTACCCGACACCGAGAGCGGCGCCAAACTCGCCCGCATCATCGCCCATGTGGCCGGGCGCACCGACCTCATCGTCTGCCTGGACGGACTCGGCGCCCTGCTCCGCGGCCCCGGCGACACCCACCACGTACTCGCCCTGCGCAGCGCGCTCAAGGAACGCCGCATCCATCTCGTCGGCGTCCTGTCCGACCAGGAGTACGACGACCTGCTGGCCGCCGACCACGTCCTGCGCGAACTCACCACCCGTATCCCCATGACCGAACCCGACCGGAACTCGGCGCGGGACATGGTCCGGCAGGTGGCGGACGCCCTGGAGACGGAGTTCGCCGCCGGGATCGACGACCGGGTGGTCGACCGGGCGGTGGTGATGTCCTCGGACTTCATCCTCAACCAGCGGCTGCCGCTCGCCGCCGTCAAGGTGCTCCGCCGGGCGTGCGAGGACCTGGACTACCGGCGTACGCAGCGCGGCGAGACCGAGTCCGGGGCCGCGCCCGCGCCCGGGTCCGGGGCCGCGTCCGGGTCCGGGGCCGCGCCCGGGTCCGGGGCCGGGTCCGGGGCCGCGCCCGGGTCCGGGGCCGGGTCCGGGGCCGCGCCCGGGTCGCCGCACATCGTCCGCGGCTACTTCGGCGGACCCCACGTCCGCTACATCCTCGAATAG
- a CDS encoding helix-turn-helix domain-containing protein encodes MSTGTRSIALAVTDGMLHFELALACEVFGTDLSHLVDPWYEFALCGPGAVRVGRFRLEPDHGLDQLPYADTVIVPGWVDVDVAPPAELVDAVRAAHAAGARVVSLCTGAFVLAAAGVLDGLRATTHWAHTDVLAARHPQVEVDPDVLYVDNGSVLTSAGKAAAMDLCLHLIRLDHGSAVANTIARRLVVPPHRAGGQAQFVTAPVPERGDAPLSELFSWTLARLDQPLTVEDLARRANMSSRHLTRHFRTATGTTPLQWLLTQRIRRAQELLETTADSVDTIATATGMGTATTLRRHFNRTLGVPPDTYRRTFHDSRPAPPR; translated from the coding sequence ATGAGTACCGGTACGAGGTCCATCGCGCTCGCCGTCACCGACGGCATGCTCCACTTCGAACTGGCCCTGGCCTGCGAGGTCTTCGGAACCGACCTGTCCCACCTCGTCGACCCCTGGTACGAGTTCGCGCTGTGCGGGCCGGGCGCCGTGCGGGTCGGGCGGTTCCGGCTGGAGCCCGACCATGGGCTCGATCAACTGCCGTACGCCGACACGGTGATCGTCCCCGGGTGGGTCGACGTCGACGTGGCACCACCCGCCGAGCTGGTCGACGCGGTGCGGGCGGCGCATGCGGCGGGCGCGCGGGTGGTCTCGTTGTGCACCGGCGCGTTCGTACTGGCCGCCGCCGGCGTGCTGGACGGGCTGCGCGCGACGACGCACTGGGCGCACACCGACGTCCTGGCCGCCCGCCATCCCCAGGTCGAGGTCGACCCGGACGTCCTCTACGTCGACAACGGCAGCGTGCTCACCTCCGCGGGCAAGGCCGCCGCGATGGACCTGTGCCTGCATCTGATCCGCCTCGACCACGGCTCGGCGGTCGCCAACACGATCGCGCGCCGTCTGGTGGTGCCTCCGCACCGGGCGGGCGGCCAGGCCCAGTTCGTCACCGCCCCGGTGCCGGAGCGAGGGGACGCGCCGCTCAGCGAGCTGTTCTCCTGGACCCTCGCGCGCCTGGACCAGCCCCTGACCGTGGAGGACCTGGCCCGGCGGGCGAACATGAGCTCACGCCATCTGACCCGCCACTTCAGGACGGCCACCGGCACCACCCCGCTCCAGTGGCTGCTGACCCAGCGCATCCGCCGCGCCCAGGAGTTGCTGGAGACCACCGCCGACAGCGTCGACACCATCGCGACGGCCACCGGCATGGGCACCGCCACCACCCTGCGCCGCCACTTCAACCGCACACTCGGCGTCCCCCCGGACACCTATCGCCGCACCTTCCACGACTCCCGGCCGGCGCCTCCCCGTTGA
- a CDS encoding carbonic anhydrase, with the protein MSARVIRMAATAGVAALTVLTVTSCGNSDSSTEPKAKTNASASSQADGKTDGKAGEEKGTEKEEGVHWGYDGADGPANWATLAEDFEACEAGKEQSPIDLDDDKAVDAPVNKAVTIDYQPVTAELVNNGHTVQANVLAGSRIVIDGTSYDLKQFHFHLPSEHTEDGEHSEMEVHFVHADKAGALAVVGVLMDDDDDAKSGKSAFADLFAKLPAEEGATEKITKAFDLTAFLPGDRDQYQYDGSLTTPSCAEGVKWTVLKEEVLVSADEVAAYKELFPKSNRPTQPVNDREVSVVED; encoded by the coding sequence ATGTCTGCCCGAGTCATACGCATGGCCGCGACAGCCGGCGTCGCCGCCCTCACCGTCCTGACGGTCACGTCCTGCGGCAACAGCGACAGTAGTACGGAGCCGAAGGCCAAGACGAACGCGTCCGCGTCATCCCAGGCCGACGGGAAGACCGACGGCAAGGCCGGAGAGGAGAAGGGGACGGAGAAGGAAGAGGGCGTCCACTGGGGTTACGACGGTGCCGACGGACCCGCGAACTGGGCGACCCTCGCCGAGGACTTCGAGGCGTGCGAGGCCGGGAAGGAGCAGTCCCCGATCGACCTGGACGACGACAAGGCCGTCGACGCGCCGGTGAACAAGGCCGTCACCATCGACTACCAGCCCGTCACCGCCGAACTGGTGAACAACGGCCACACCGTCCAGGCCAACGTCTTGGCCGGCAGCAGGATCGTCATCGACGGCACCTCGTACGACCTCAAGCAGTTCCACTTCCATCTCCCGAGTGAGCACACCGAGGACGGCGAGCACTCGGAGATGGAGGTGCACTTCGTGCACGCCGACAAGGCCGGCGCGCTCGCCGTCGTGGGCGTGCTGATGGACGACGATGACGACGCCAAGTCGGGCAAGTCCGCCTTCGCCGACCTGTTCGCGAAACTGCCGGCCGAGGAAGGCGCCACCGAGAAGATCACCAAGGCCTTCGACCTCACCGCGTTCCTGCCCGGCGACCGCGACCAGTACCAGTACGACGGCTCCCTGACGACCCCGTCCTGCGCCGAGGGCGTCAAGTGGACCGTGCTGAAGGAGGAGGTCCTGGTCTCAGCGGACGAGGTCGCCGCGTACAAGGAGCTGTTCCCCAAGAGCAACCGGCCGACGCAGCCGGTGAACGACCGCGAGGTCAGTGTCGTGGAGGACTGA
- a CDS encoding twin-arginine translocation signal domain-containing protein, with the protein MSHPVDRRRFLRAAGAGAAALGPSPSSPPTPPSRCPPW; encoded by the coding sequence GTGTCCCACCCCGTCGACCGCCGTCGTTTCCTGCGCGCCGCCGGCGCCGGTGCCGCCGCCCTCGGTCCCTCGCCCTCTTCGCCGCCGACGCCACCCTCACGCTGCCCTCCGTGGTGA
- a CDS encoding superoxide dismutase family protein: MPRHKFTKMNKGVLVAVAGVLAVATTAGVMATAGATESQHVKAPVPKLVVWSVFAPVSAAPWAQAVTYNTELVPVGSRVQVKEELRRDGGTRIELRVRDLVANRVYGAHVHTKPCGKLPADAGPHYQDQLDPTQPSVDPEYANPDNEVWLDLTANKNGSARSTAIVDWRFREGGARSVVLHEMATSTHEGHAGTAGARLACVNVPFI; the protein is encoded by the coding sequence ATGCCCAGACACAAGTTCACCAAAATGAACAAGGGAGTCCTGGTCGCAGTCGCCGGCGTACTCGCGGTCGCCACCACGGCCGGTGTGATGGCGACCGCGGGCGCCACCGAGTCCCAGCATGTGAAGGCTCCGGTGCCGAAGCTGGTCGTCTGGAGCGTTTTCGCCCCGGTGAGCGCGGCACCGTGGGCGCAGGCGGTGACCTACAACACCGAGCTGGTTCCGGTGGGCAGCAGGGTCCAGGTCAAGGAGGAACTGCGCCGCGACGGCGGGACGCGTATCGAGCTGCGCGTGAGGGACCTCGTTGCCAACCGCGTCTATGGCGCTCATGTCCACACCAAGCCGTGCGGCAAGCTGCCCGCGGACGCCGGGCCGCACTACCAGGACCAGCTGGACCCGACGCAGCCCTCGGTCGACCCCGAGTACGCCAACCCGGACAACGAGGTGTGGCTTGACCTGACCGCCAACAAGAACGGCTCGGCCCGTTCCACAGCCATCGTGGACTGGCGCTTCCGCGAGGGTGGGGCTCGTTCCGTGGTGCTGCACGAGATGGCCACCTCCACGCATGAGGGGCATGCCGGAACGGCTGGTGCCCGGCTGGCCTGCGTGAATGTTCCGTTCATCTAG
- a CDS encoding ATP-binding SpoIIE family protein phosphatase: MGWSEGARRLLGHRAAEVVGRPAADLLVPVERAGPAGSSLIDLRDSPEWSGTTALRHRDGHGVEVALRAYPSLDGEGGVQGYVVTATTTAASADSRSSAVAPALVEWSHAQSPLAMSLFTWGPQGWRLDEATWGEPPEEAAEESFLRLVRQVADEGRPMRYERTAPGPFSSRQQAWFTEMWPVRDPDTGQVCGVGTATFDSSEEHWARQRLALLNEAGARIGTTLNVSRTAQELADVAVPRLADFVSVDLLDSVLQGEEPAPGPLDSAVRLRRVAHQSTYEGVPEAAVALGALDAYPPFSPPARALATGKPLLSGLDDPDYLRWVEADGIRIERVRRFGFHSAMATPLRARGITLGVVFLARREGSKPFARDDLVLAEELAGRAAVGMDNARRYTRERTNALTLQRSLLPRDLPKQAAVEVAYRYLPAGAGAGVGGDWFDVVPLSGTRVALVVGDVVGHGLHASATMGRLRTAVRTLADVDLPPDELLTHLDDLVTHLTWNNETFPNQLKMPYTGEIGSTCLYAVYDPVSRVCTIASAGHPPPAVLYPDGTVSMVRLSPGPLLGVGGLPFEATEVELPEGSLLAFYTDGLIEARNHDIGIGMERLCEALASPVPSLEGTCDTVLKALLPQSPADDVALLLARTRALHTDQVAAWSLPSDPAIVADARAQASRQLAVWGLEEAAYVTELVVSELVTNAIRYGAVPIGLRLIRDRTLICEVSDASSTAPHLRRARAYDEGGRGLHMVAQLTQGWGTRQTATGKTIWTEQPLPAT; encoded by the coding sequence ATGGGCTGGAGCGAGGGCGCGCGACGGCTGCTGGGCCACCGTGCCGCGGAGGTCGTGGGCCGGCCGGCGGCCGATCTGCTCGTCCCGGTGGAGCGCGCCGGCCCGGCCGGGTCCTCCCTGATCGATCTGCGGGACTCCCCCGAGTGGAGCGGTACGACGGCCCTCCGGCACCGGGACGGTCACGGCGTAGAGGTGGCGCTGCGGGCGTATCCGTCGCTGGACGGGGAGGGCGGGGTGCAGGGGTACGTGGTGACCGCGACGACCACCGCCGCCTCGGCCGACTCCCGGAGCTCTGCTGTCGCCCCCGCTCTCGTGGAGTGGTCGCACGCACAGTCGCCACTGGCCATGTCCCTGTTCACGTGGGGGCCGCAGGGGTGGCGGCTGGACGAGGCCACGTGGGGAGAGCCTCCGGAGGAGGCCGCCGAGGAGAGCTTCCTGCGGCTCGTCCGGCAGGTGGCCGACGAGGGCAGGCCCATGCGCTACGAGCGCACCGCCCCGGGACCCTTCTCCTCCCGTCAGCAGGCCTGGTTCACCGAGATGTGGCCGGTCAGGGACCCGGACACCGGCCAGGTGTGCGGGGTGGGCACGGCGACCTTCGACAGCAGCGAGGAGCACTGGGCCCGGCAGCGGCTGGCCCTGCTGAACGAGGCCGGCGCCCGTATCGGCACCACCCTGAACGTGTCCCGCACCGCCCAGGAACTGGCCGATGTGGCGGTCCCCCGGCTCGCCGACTTCGTCAGCGTGGACCTGCTCGACTCCGTGCTCCAGGGCGAGGAACCGGCGCCGGGGCCGCTCGACTCAGCGGTGCGGTTGCGCCGGGTCGCGCACCAGTCGACGTACGAGGGAGTGCCGGAGGCGGCGGTGGCTCTGGGCGCGCTGGACGCGTATCCCCCGTTCTCGCCGCCCGCCCGCGCGCTGGCCACCGGGAAACCGCTGCTCAGCGGCCTGGACGACCCGGACTATCTGCGATGGGTCGAGGCGGACGGGATACGGATCGAGCGCGTACGGCGGTTCGGGTTCCACTCGGCCATGGCCACGCCGCTGCGGGCCCGTGGGATCACGCTCGGGGTGGTGTTCCTCGCGCGCAGGGAGGGCTCGAAACCGTTCGCGCGGGACGATCTGGTGCTCGCCGAGGAACTCGCGGGCCGGGCGGCCGTGGGCATGGACAACGCGCGCCGGTACACCCGCGAGCGGACCAACGCGCTGACCCTCCAGCGCAGCCTCCTGCCCCGCGATCTGCCCAAGCAGGCGGCGGTCGAGGTGGCGTACCGCTATCTGCCGGCCGGGGCGGGGGCGGGAGTGGGCGGCGACTGGTTCGACGTGGTGCCGCTGTCGGGTACGCGGGTCGCCCTGGTCGTCGGGGACGTGGTCGGGCACGGGCTGCACGCCTCCGCCACCATGGGGCGGCTGCGTACGGCGGTGCGCACCCTCGCCGACGTCGATCTGCCGCCGGACGAGCTCCTCACCCACCTCGACGACCTGGTCACGCATCTGACCTGGAACAACGAGACCTTCCCCAACCAGCTGAAGATGCCGTACACCGGTGAGATCGGCTCGACCTGTCTGTACGCCGTCTACGACCCGGTCTCGCGGGTCTGCACCATCGCCAGCGCCGGGCATCCGCCGCCCGCCGTGCTGTATCCGGACGGCACGGTCAGCATGGTGCGGCTGTCGCCGGGGCCGCTGCTGGGGGTCGGTGGGCTGCCGTTCGAGGCGACCGAGGTGGAACTGCCCGAGGGCAGCCTGCTCGCGTTCTACACCGACGGTCTTATCGAGGCCCGCAACCACGACATCGGTATCGGCATGGAACGGCTGTGCGAGGCGCTCGCCTCTCCCGTGCCCTCCCTGGAGGGCACCTGCGACACCGTGCTCAAGGCGCTGCTTCCGCAGTCGCCCGCCGACGACGTGGCCCTGCTCCTCGCCCGTACCCGCGCGCTGCACACCGACCAGGTCGCGGCCTGGTCGCTGCCGTCCGACCCGGCGATCGTCGCGGACGCCCGCGCGCAGGCGTCCCGCCAACTGGCCGTGTGGGGGCTCGAGGAGGCCGCGTACGTCACGGAACTCGTGGTGAGCGAGCTGGTCACCAACGCCATCCGCTACGGCGCCGTACCCATCGGGCTGCGCCTCATCCGCGACCGCACCCTCATCTGCGAGGTCTCCGACGCCAGCAGCACCGCCCCCCACCTGCGCCGCGCCCGCGCCTACGACGAGGGCGGCCGCGGCCTGCACATGGTCGCCCAGCTCACCCAGGGCTGGGGCACCCGCCAGACCGCCACCGGCAAAACCATCTGGACCGAACAACCCCTCCCGGCCACCTGA
- a CDS encoding dihydrofolate reductase family protein, producing MLTHDPRDRLVMKSGSFTFLTCDVRSALRQAEAAADGKDVTLMGADIAQQALRAELLDEINLQIAPVLMGEGRRLFDHLGTEHIELERTRILASPHVTHLRFHVTYARNTPSGGTPTHGLDG from the coding sequence GTGCTGACCCACGACCCGCGAGACCGGCTGGTCATGAAGAGCGGGTCCTTCACCTTCCTCACCTGTGATGTGAGAAGTGCGCTTCGGCAGGCAGAGGCAGCGGCGGACGGGAAGGACGTCACGCTGATGGGTGCGGACATCGCTCAGCAGGCACTCAGAGCCGAGCTCCTTGATGAGATCAACCTGCAGATCGCGCCGGTACTGATGGGTGAAGGCCGTCGGCTGTTCGATCACCTGGGGACGGAACACATCGAGCTGGAACGGACCAGAATCCTCGCCTCACCGCACGTCACGCATCTGCGATTCCACGTCACGTATGCCCGCAACACGCCCAGCGGCGGAACACCCACCCACGGCCTCGACGGCTGA